The region ACCAATCAACCCTCTCTCGatcaataaaaatgattaataAATTTAACGTCCTCCGAAaatggccaccgttggcgAAGGCAGAAGATATGAAGAGATGTGATGGACCTCATCACTAGCGCACgaacaggcacacagacacgcataCATACAACGACAGCATGCTCAAAAGGGATGtgataattcaattaatgatTTGTCAGCGATTCACACTTCATCGTACTCCGCCCGGAGGGTAATGACAAACGAATCAAAGAACGATAGAGTCGATTTTCGTGTCGAACTGGTTATTCGGTTTGCAGGACAAAGCGGTGCTCCACCTGACAAACAGAATGCACTTCATGGGCACCGGCTATTCGTTATCAGTAAACGGttcgattgaaaaattaattacttgCCCCAAATCGTTGTAATTATGAGCTCCAAAATTGGTCCGCCGCGAATGAGGTCACACTGGTCCAGAGTGCCTTTACGATCGGTTGTATTGCAGACACAAGAGTCTGGTTCTCCCTCTTCGTACGAGATACTCGCGGACATCTATAAATTAAGATTTATCGTAAAATTGGCCGCACCAAGGCAGCCCAGAGAGGGAAATGAGTGTGTCGCGATCATTTTGTAATGAAAAACAGCGCAGTTATGATTCTGGTCATCATGCTCGAGTTTGTCGTGTACCGTTGGTGGTCACGATTCATCATTATTAGTGGCCAAAACATACTTAACGGTATGCTCTTCCATAAGATTGGAGTCTCGTGAAGGAGGTACGCTTGCTCGACGGTCGCATTGTCATGTCGATAGCAAGCTATAAAATATTAAACTGTCTAGAGCAAAATTGCTGTTTTGAGCCGAAACAATTTTGGAACCGCGTTAGTCAGAATGGTATGTTGATGAGCTACCAATGACACCGCTGCCTTATATGAATAGCTTTTCAAAGGAGCAAACACGCAATTGCTTTGGTGTTTCCGATTGTATTAAGACTAAACTAGTAGAGTAGAATATTTAGCTCGATTCTGatgtattttttatttatttttatgaacaTTCATCCATTTCATTAGCTCTCTTCTCATAGCTCTTGGATGGATGCAAACAATCAATAGCCAGCGTATTATTATGAGGTTCTTAAATAGATTTATTTCTACTTTAGCGTAACCCAATCAACCGAGCACAAACGTTTCTGCCGAAAGCGCTGAAAACAAAGTGTGTTTTTTGCTagaaaaatagtaaaaaacaGAGGAACGTAACATTGTGAAGAGCATTGCATCCACCTCCCTAATACTGCACATGCCCAATGCCTAACCGATACAGCGTGTCACAGGATGGCATCTTCATTTGCTGCGCCTGCTGGAACTGGGCCCTGCTACCGAAGCTCTTCGCCCGGCCAATCATGGCGTCTCGGTATGCCCGCTCGTTGCTGCACGCCCGCTTCATGTACGTCAGGTATTCCTCCTCGACCGAGTACTCGAGCCGTCCTAGCGATCCTTGATAGTCATTGAGAAAGTTGCTCTTCACGTAGTACGGTATCTTGTGGTTGAGCGTATGCCGTTCGACCGAGTACTTGGTGGTCTGCTGCAGACTGTAGAGGGGATCGCTCGCGAAGAACGTGGACAGCAGCGAGACGACGATAAAGCACAGGATCAATCCGAACACTAGGCTCGGCTGGCTGCCGGATCCTTCGCCATGGTGCGAAGTGCGGTTAGCACGCGCGCGATaaaagtgatgctgctgttgttgctgttgggcgAATCCGCTGCCAAAGAACATGTTGAACAGATCGTTCGGATTGATCTCAGATTCGAAATCGGGCCTGTACGTGAACCCGTTCTGGCCAAAGCCACCGCGCGAGCTTCTAGGTGATGAACCGAACGATGAAGATGTCCCGTTCTCCGCTCTACCGTACAAATCGTAGGCCTTGCGCTTCTGCGGATCGGTCAGCGTTTCGACTGCGTTGCCGAGGGCCTTGAACGCTTCCATAGCACCCGGGGCCTTGTTCTTATCGGGGTGTAGCTGCAGCGCAAGCTTCTTGTAGCACTTCTTAATCTCCGTGTCCGGGGTGTCCTGCGTGACTCCGAGCACTTCGTAAAAATCTTTACACTTCTGTACGCGCTTCACAACATCTGCCTGCTCCTGAGTATAATCAACGTTCAGCTTTGGTTCTGGCGGTTTTTCACCATCCCGGTTTACGGGTTTCCGACGGGCGGAAGATGCACTACCCGCTCCTGCGGCCGATCCTGGTGCTCCCGTACCAGCGTTTTTTATCAGCTTCAACAACACATCGGCCCTCTCGAGCGGGTACAGTGTTTTTGACTTTTTCAGAAGCTTCTCAGCCTTCGTCGTGTCTCCCGCCTTGAACGCTTTCAGTGCAAGGTCCACACAGCGCTGCGCTTCGTCCTTGTTGACTTCCATGATTGTACTGTGGATTTAAAGTTTGCTTACAATCCGCACGGATTTATCCGCGACTATTGCGTGACTAGCGTGTAGTCTTCGGATCGCTATGGAACGTGATGGCCACACGTGTCCCTAAGCCGTACAAGCGCGGCTGACGAAATTCTAATCCCGGGTAGAGTGCTTGGAAAATCGATAATTACATCAGTGACACGACCGTCGTCTCGGTTGTCTcgatatcatcatcgtttgcttCACTCCAAAGAACCTTGGCAGATCACATGAGCACGGGCCACATCCCGTTGACGGTTTCTTCGGCGAACGAATCCTTTTTCTTTATCGACACGGAGCTGCTGATTGTCCCTGCAATGTATGGTAATTACTTGGCAATTCTTAACACAAACGCACAACGAAtttaccccaaaaaaacaggaatgagttttttttcctttatagtttcttcttttacttatttctcttttccaaTAACCCCTTAACCAACACTCGTACAACTGTCAAAACTGTCAAATTGCTTCGAGTAAAAGTGGTCGATAACACGCACAGCGGGCGCACGCATCATTTTAACGCAAAACCTTTTTACAACTGAAAAGTGTTCAGTGCGGTAAAAGAGAGGAAACTCGTCAATACGAAAACGAACATTAATTCTATATTTCCGAGTGAAATTAttagtttgtttgtaaaaGACGAGAATgagtaaaacataaaaacggtgaaaagaaataaatgaaataatttgttAGGTGACATGATAAAAAAGTATCAGCCGGTAGAATTCCATATCCATCGGTGGTTGGAAGAAgcggagcaacagcagtatcACTTTTTCGAGCGCGCGGGGGAGCAGGCGCTTCTGATAATTCCACttagagcgcgcgcgcgctttgaCATATTAATGACGTGGGTAGAGCAGCCAATTATGTAGGGATCCGTTCGATAATCGGTAAACCGTAttccatacatacacacacaccccTTGCACTCAGAAGCTCAACCACTGTCGGCATTACTTCCACCAACCGGAGATCTCACATTTCACCTCAGGAAACGCCCAGACCCATTCCGACGGATATGCAACTCCACCTTGCAGAGTCTAGTAAAGAGAAAGAATATATTATTCCAAAATGTCATACCACTTCTGGCGATTGTTTATCTTTCGATCTAAAAATAACGCTGTCATCGCGACATTTGTAAGGTTCTAATTACGTTCTTGAAGGAGTCACTTTGCAAAACCTTACAAATGTCGCGATGACAGCGTTATTTTTAGATCGAAAGATAAACAATCGCCAGAAGTGGTATGACATTTTGGAATAATATATTCTTTCTCTTTAGTAGACTCTGCAAGGTGGAGTTGCATATCCGTCGGAATGGGTCTGGGCGTTTCCTGAGGTGAAATGTGAGATCTCCGGTTGGTGGAAGTAATGCCGACAGTGGTTGAGCTTCTGAGTGCAAggggtgtgtgtgtatgtatggaaTACGGTTTACCGATTATCGAACGGATCCCTACATAATTGGCTGCTCTACCCACGTCATTAATATGtcaaagcgcgcgcgcactaaGTGGAATTATCAGAAGCGCCTGCTCCCCCGCGCGCTGGAAAAAGTgatactgctgttgctccgcTTCTTCCAACCACCGATGAATATGGAATTCTACCGGCTGATACTTTTTTATCATGTCACCTaacaaattatttcatttatttcttttcaccgtttttatgttttactcATTCTCGTCttttacaaacaaactaaTAATTTCACTCGGAAATATAGAATTAATGTTCGTTTTCGTATTggacatttttttatttatgattAGCCTAACAAAGAACACAGATTATTCTAGTAGTTTTTAAAACGTCGAGCATCGAGACGCGTGCCTTTACTCGTCGGTGCTGATAGTTGCTGTTAATAGATCTAGCTGATAGTTATTCTTTAAGACATCTGATCTCCTGCCTGTCTGGATTACTACCACTCTTGTTCATCTATCCTCAGCCGTCAATTGAGATAGGCTGTATTTTACGCGATAATTCCGAAAAACCATTGAATCCAATGACGAAAGAAATTAAACACATAGGCTATTTCTTTTCAACaatcttcattttgttttctaattGATTAAATAATCCCAAGCCTTTTGGAACAACCTAAACGAACCAAGCCATGAACCTTGCGATTGGTGTCACTCGGTACAGCTGTACCGAACCATCATCAATGATGCCACTCACGACACTGACTGAGAAAACCCAAGGAAAACCTCCAATAACGCCTTCTCATTCACCCCTACGATGGTGCTTGCAGTTTGTTATGCGACACTCTCTGTCATGGAACACAGTCTCTCATTCTCACACCCTTTTCTAGCCGATATCTACTGGAACATATCGGTTAGGGGTTGGCTGGGCGGGGTGGTCCATCTCGGTACATCtgcaccgagcgaacgaacgaacgagcgagcgagcgagcgagcgagtgctaTCCAATAGGAAGTGAGACGCGAAACAAGCAATCAGCTGTTTTAAGTACACATGCACCGAGCAGCTTGGAGCTGAGTCATGGTGCTTGCTGCTTAGTGGTTTTGCGTCGTTCATCACCCCCTTTATCGCGGTCTCGCTTTCGCTCCTGTATGTAGCGTTTGGCCGTTTCATTTGCTCAACAGATTGAAAGTAGGAACAAGAGGAGAGTTGCAGGAATTTAACGACATAAAACCCCTCGGCGAGTTGGCCTCTCGTTCTTTTACAACTCCGAGATCAAACAGGTTCTGCACTAGCCCATGGCCCATACAAACCATACTAATTCTCAGaaccactcgcacacatacaaacgcgcCTATTTCAGCATCCAAACCGACTAGCTCCCCCATAGGCTGCGTCACCGCTGGAAGCACGAAAGAATTCGCGAAAGCAATCCGCCTCGCCCAAGaagcacagcgagcgagcagctcGACTTACGCAGATGAATGAAACAAAGAGCAAccgcgagcgagaaaaggaGGAAGTTGAACTCCACACTCGCCGGTTCTAAAGGGGGAGGACAACAAGCCGCCGCGGTTCTGGGTAGCTAACCCGGACGTATCTGTTGAATTTTGCAAGAATGCTCCATGACTCAGCGCCTTTCAGCTGACGATCATCCgcacgcttcgcttcgctcatcCTCTTCCTGATTGCCGTTGTCGTCAtacatgctgatgctgactaAACATTGCGTCTGTAACAGTGTGTGGTGATGTATTTCCGAGAACGTTTCGAGATCTCCAGTCAACCCGACCACAGTCGCCCGGAATGACAAAGTGATAGCAACCAAAGGTCGAACTGTTATGCAAATGTACATTTTTGCGTCTCTTCTTTGATCGTCTGCTTCTTGCACAAGATGGGACAAGCTCCTCGACCGCACTTACGATCCCGTCAAACATAGCTGCAGACGACTTTAGTCCGACTTTCGCGATACCCGGGACAAAGCCAGCCCGCGTGCAACGCCGGTCATTGCCATAGCAACCGTACCGCGATCGGCAAACTAGTTTCTGTAACGGATACAGATATGCAAATCGCACTGCGAGATCCTCCCTTAATGTGTGGCTAATGTGTGAGGAGAAAAATGCGTTAAAAATAGACATTTTTTGTCCAAAAGATTTACGAAAACATCACGTTTCTTTCCCAATTTCCGTGTCACATCAATTCCCTTCCCAAAGCAACGCGCACGTCTACTGGGCCGCTTGTAACAGCAGCGGATGTGGTCAACGGAATTAGCTAGTCCACTTCCTGCAAGTGGACTTTGGACGACGACCGAACCCAAACTATACGCTGTATCATGTCGCGGACACCCGGTTAGATGCGTGAACTTGATCCGAATTAACGACGAGGAGTGGACGCTCGAATAGCGCCGTACACGCGCGTTGCCTTTGGATTGAGGTCAGTCCCTTCGCGAGGCCAACCGCCGTCAACGTCCCAACCAAGGGCCATTCAATCACCACGGGGTGTAAATATGTGTGTGCGGGAGTAGTGGTGAATTGTTTGCTCAAACAGCGTGacatttgcttcctttcttctcacaacgcgcgcgcgactgTTTGGAGGACTGGCAGAGGCGACTGATAACGGACCCATCGGAGCCACACTGTAACAAGCCAAACATAACCTAATAAAAGgactgtttgatttatgattcgtTGGGTCGAATACGAAGCACCTTGGCCTGTATTGCGTGAGCATTAAAATAGAAACATGAATTCTAACTAACTATACAAACATAGAAAAACGCTACGCACATTACACAATTCACCCAGGACTTTGCAGTTCAAACGAAAGTTTGAACTCAATGAATGAGTGTTGTAATCGTAACATTGACGGGGGTGTGTCGAGAAGAACACCAACAATCCCTCCCTCTAGCCCGTTTTATGTGATGCAACTCCAAGCAGAGCAAGTTCGCAGAGGGATGCAGACGATATCGAGGGCGGGTGCGAGtgacaaaaacagaaaaggacAATCGTGTATAGTAGCAGTGGCGAGTGGATTGAATTAAACATAGACAGGACCTGAGAGTTtcccaggggggggggtctcCAAGGACGTGGGCTTGACTTGTTGCACAACCACAGGACACGGAGACTGGCCCCGTGTCCGGAGGCGTCCAGGTCGGGCCTCTTTCTTCTGTTTACAACCATCGCCTCCCACGGTTGCGGAACAAAggaccttctccttcttgttcACCTACGTTCACCGTGAGTTAGTATGCATTACATCTCGTTTCGTTATGTCAGTTTATTATTAtctaatggaaaacatttcgcCTTAGCTTACGCCATTACGACCGAACGAGGACGGGCCGCTATTTTTAGTGGCATGCGGAAGgattccaaaaaaaagaaaattttagATTGCAGGATcaggacgaagaggacgaggagattaattttatgcattttatgtttcaagAGGAACATGATGTTGTGCTGCAGCATTTCATCAAAATGAGTTGCCCATAAACCATTTCAACGAATAGTAATGTTAGAACTGAGACcagttttcaaacaaacggatGTTGAGTAGCATATCTAGTTGCCTGTTGGGTGAAGAATTAATAGTCGTCTAAACTCTTTTTCCTAATTCCTATCTGTTTGAGATAACGAATTGAATCTAATACTAAAGATTGAAGAAGAGTTTTCTGCACAAAACATTATCAAAATGATTAACATCCTTTAACAGTAACACACCTACCGTTACCGCCAGTTGGCCTAATGAAACGAtcttaattaaatgcttcttgaACCCGATAGGAGAAGTCATGCCAAATGGTGTAAGGACCTCATGAGACGTTGATGAATACTAGGGCAATCTCATTATCCATTCAAGTGAAACTCAACACCCCCGTACGATACCATGCTTATCACACGTATGCGacgacaaccaccaaccatgaACTGTCTTCAAGGGACGCCCAAAGTCGCCCGTCGAACACCGTGTTCTTCTGTGGCGCTGCCCGGGTGCACCCCGCATGATGATCAAGCCCTGCTGCCGTCCTTCGCTTCTGTTTATCACCATATCTTCCACCACCCATCGTATGGGGGCGCACGGTGAATGACATGGCGTCGTGATGAGGTTGcttcaaaacatttttttgtcACCATTTCGTGATGTATGCATGGATATTACACGCTgcacggtctctctctctctcccattctcattctctttGTCTCCCTCTCGTAATGATAAAAAAGGACCAGCAGCTGAGTAGAACCagctggtggttttgtgggTGGGGATCGAGGGTGGCTAAAGCGATATCAAGTTGTTTTGCATCATGATGCGTGCTATGCGAGCTCGCCTTCGTGAGTGCCACCATGAGCGTCCTTGCCGTTGTCATGGAGAGCATGCGCATACAAACAGCCCGTGTCTCCTCGCCCACCAAGCCAGCCACCAAGCCAGCCCCTCGAAGTGAACAGAGCGGACGCCTGGTGGCCACCCCTGGCCGAGGTTCGAATGAATCTTTGTGgcggagcaacagcagagtCGCGGAGCAGAGCGAAAAGCGACTTTATctctcgcaccgcaccgtccGAGGAACACGCGCGCGAACCGTTTGCGTGAGCGAGCTgccagcagcgccaccacaacggcaccaccacggaacagATGAGTGGAAGCCGCGGTAGCGCCAACAGCCCGAACGCGAACGCTTCGTTTTCCGTGACGTCGCGATCTGcttgccagctgctgctgctgctgctgctgctggtgcttcggcCAGTGCCAGAGGAAGAGGCAGCAAGCGACATTTCGCGATAGTTCGCCGTGCGCCGGTTCCTAGACCTGgttccaccccccttccctcgaCGACGAACTTTCTCTCCGGTGAATCTCCGGTGGACGGTGCGAGTGTGCGTCTTCGTCTCTCTATTGTGCAAAGTGAGGGTAAGCGATGGTTGACATGGTGGCGTGCAATTGCGTACCAGGGCTTTGGGGGATACCTTTTCCCTTccaaatccttttttttgcgttgtgATTGTCCCCTTACTCTCGGTGGTGTAGCGAGCACTCCcttttcgatgatgatgattgtgttgGTGCGTTCTTGGTGTGTAGCAAGATATAAACAAGTTGAACCTTCAAGGGATGAGTTTTCCAATATCGTGTGTCTCCTGTCTTCTAtccttttgtgtgtgcatgtgcgtaATCGATAAGGACAATGGGCTAGTAGTTTTCTGTTGGCCAGGTTCGGCCCCCAAAAAATGTTAGTTCCCGTTCTGGTTCTGGCACCGAACCGTACACAACCCAATTATTAGTTTCTTGTCTGGTAATCTCGcttcttttctctcgttttAAACCGTTTCaatgtgctctctctctctctctctctatctctgagGCCTGCTGGCCAACAGCGGATGCTCTCGTGACGCGCTGTTTGCATGCTTggctttgctgttgtttgctcttTGCGAGACCGCGAGCGTCGCGCACCgtctcatcatcttcatcttcgcgATCGTGACGCGAGTTCGGCAAGACAACAACCTGGGGAACAACCGGGATTCCACACGCTACGCTTTTTTTGTGCGTGCTTTCGGTTGTACGGTTGTGTGGTCAACCTTGAGGAGTCAACGGTGGGGGGACCTCACTTTGCAGCTGTGTCAGCTGGTTTCCCTCCTTGCTTGCTAGCACCGGACCGTCAATGATGCGGTCCACacttgctcactcgctccacTCGAATCATCTGCTCTTcgttctctgctctctctctgtctctttatgttttccaa is a window of Anopheles aquasalis chromosome 2, idAnoAquaMG_Q_19, whole genome shotgun sequence DNA encoding:
- the LOC126570831 gene encoding dnaJ homolog subfamily B member 1-like; the protein is MEVNKDEAQRCVDLALKAFKAGDTTKAEKLLKKSKTLYPLERADVLLKLIKNAGTGAPGSAAGAGSASSARRKPVNRDGEKPPEPKLNVDYTQEQADVVKRVQKCKDFYEVLGVTQDTPDTEIKKCYKKLALQLHPDKNKAPGAMEAFKALGNAVETLTDPQKRKAYDLYGRAENGTSSSFGSSPRSSRGGFGQNGFTYRPDFESEINPNDLFNMFFGSGFAQQQQQQHHFYRARANRTSHHGEGSGSQPSLVFGLILCFIVVSLLSTFFASDPLYSLQQTTKYSVERHTLNHKIPYYVKSNFLNDYQGSLGRLEYSVEEEYLTYMKRACSNERAYRDAMIGRAKSFGSRAQFQQAQQMKMPSCDTLYRLGIGHVQY